The proteins below come from a single Asanoa ferruginea genomic window:
- a CDS encoding M23 family metallopeptidase has protein sequence MGLLAAVVMVTALPAGAAQADPRDDKKRIDAEVARASSILEGATERAQEAARQLISASGKLPAAQEMVIESKGQVVAAQVRAETAQRKAELAQAEVAGAQKRFAAADKERREGQQRIGELAAAAYKGSGIANLNMLMQADSPTEAIYRFGYVDRVMADQQRTVTSYLDALAVARREENDATLARARADEAVLTVDTAVDNASVAEDRAEDAVREVAELVRLKEEALTAAQEERAASLQKYKDAKEESARITAALKAWEAKQKAAAEAKLSAGRLLTPVHGEKSSDFGNRFDPYYGVWQLHAGVDLAADGGTPIHAAAAGKVIMAGWNGGYGNYTCISHGKYHGKSLSTCYGHQSKILVHEGQQVKRGELIGRVGTTGASTGDHLHFEVRLDGEPVQPLTFLAPCLC, from the coding sequence GTGGGGCTGCTGGCAGCCGTGGTCATGGTGACCGCGCTCCCGGCGGGGGCGGCACAGGCCGACCCGAGAGACGACAAGAAACGGATCGACGCCGAGGTCGCCCGGGCGTCATCGATCCTGGAGGGCGCCACGGAGCGCGCTCAGGAGGCGGCCCGCCAACTCATCTCGGCCAGCGGGAAGCTGCCCGCCGCCCAGGAGATGGTGATCGAGAGCAAGGGTCAGGTGGTCGCCGCCCAGGTGCGGGCGGAGACGGCGCAGCGCAAGGCCGAACTCGCCCAGGCCGAGGTCGCCGGCGCCCAGAAGCGGTTCGCGGCGGCCGACAAGGAACGCCGGGAAGGCCAGCAGCGGATCGGCGAGTTGGCCGCCGCGGCCTACAAGGGCAGCGGGATCGCCAACCTCAACATGCTCATGCAGGCGGACAGCCCGACCGAGGCGATCTACCGCTTCGGCTATGTCGACCGGGTCATGGCCGACCAGCAGCGGACCGTCACCAGCTACCTCGACGCGCTCGCCGTCGCCCGCCGCGAGGAGAACGACGCGACGCTGGCCCGGGCCAGGGCCGACGAGGCGGTGCTCACGGTCGACACGGCCGTCGACAACGCCTCAGTCGCCGAGGACCGGGCCGAAGACGCGGTGCGCGAGGTCGCCGAACTGGTCCGGCTGAAGGAGGAGGCCCTCACCGCCGCACAGGAGGAGCGGGCCGCGAGCCTCCAGAAATACAAGGACGCCAAGGAGGAGTCGGCCAGGATCACGGCGGCCCTGAAGGCCTGGGAAGCCAAGCAGAAGGCGGCGGCCGAGGCCAAGCTCTCCGCCGGCCGGTTGCTGACACCGGTGCACGGGGAGAAGTCGAGCGACTTCGGCAACCGGTTCGATCCCTACTACGGAGTCTGGCAGTTGCACGCCGGGGTGGACCTGGCGGCCGACGGCGGCACACCGATCCACGCCGCCGCCGCGGGCAAGGTGATCATGGCGGGCTGGAACGGTGGCTACGGCAACTACACCTGCATCAGCCACGGCAAATACCATGGCAAGTCGCTGTCGACCTGCTACGGGCACCAGTCCAAGATCCTGGTCCATGAGGGACAGCAGGTGAAGCGCGGTGAACTGATCGGCCGGGTCGGCACGACCGGCGCCTCGACCGGCGACCACCTGCACTTCGAGGTGCGCCTCGACGGTGAGCCGGTGCAACCGCTGACCTTCCTGGCACCCTGCCTCTGCTAG
- a CDS encoding YibE/F family protein: MAAILIPLALLTAIGLAVLWPYSGPQLIATDQPPRREATVTAVHPEPCTQRASRQCGSVTVRLTSGPQSGQTVTATIPEGPGSPVVSTGDKIIVAESQTPGGPTQYAVLDHQRGLQLAVLVGLFALVTIAFGRWQGLAALAGLAVSFAILLAFILPAIAVGKPPLLIAIVGASAIMFAVLYLTHGFSVQTSVAVLGTLVSLALTGGLAVAATSALHLTGFGSEDTGLLAVFLGQVDPRGLLLAGIVIGTLGVLDDVTVTQAATVGELAEANPAMGARALYRSATRIGRAHIASTVNTIVLAYAGASLPLLLLVILGGQSASTVLTSEFIVDEIVRSVVGTIGLIAAVPVTTWLAALVTAPR; this comes from the coding sequence ATGGCTGCGATCTTGATTCCGCTCGCCTTGCTCACCGCTATCGGGCTTGCGGTGTTGTGGCCCTACAGCGGGCCGCAGCTGATCGCCACGGACCAGCCGCCGCGGCGCGAGGCGACCGTGACCGCGGTGCATCCGGAGCCGTGCACGCAGCGGGCGTCGCGGCAGTGCGGGTCGGTGACCGTGCGGCTGACCAGCGGGCCGCAGTCCGGGCAGACGGTGACCGCGACGATCCCGGAAGGGCCGGGGTCGCCCGTGGTGTCGACCGGCGACAAGATCATCGTGGCGGAGAGCCAAACGCCGGGCGGACCGACGCAGTACGCCGTGCTCGACCATCAGCGCGGGCTGCAACTGGCGGTGCTGGTCGGCCTGTTCGCGCTGGTGACCATCGCGTTCGGTCGCTGGCAGGGGCTCGCGGCCCTGGCGGGGCTGGCGGTCAGCTTCGCGATCCTCCTCGCGTTCATCCTGCCCGCGATCGCCGTCGGCAAGCCGCCGCTGCTGATCGCCATCGTCGGCGCGTCGGCGATCATGTTCGCGGTCCTCTACCTGACCCACGGCTTCAGCGTGCAGACGTCGGTGGCCGTGCTCGGCACGCTGGTCAGCCTGGCCCTGACCGGCGGGCTGGCGGTGGCCGCCACCTCGGCGCTGCACCTGACCGGCTTCGGCAGCGAGGACACGGGCCTGCTCGCCGTCTTCCTCGGCCAGGTCGACCCGCGCGGGCTGCTGCTGGCCGGGATCGTGATCGGCACGCTCGGCGTGCTCGACGACGTCACGGTCACCCAGGCCGCCACCGTCGGCGAACTGGCCGAGGCGAACCCGGCCATGGGCGCCCGCGCCCTCTACCGCTCCGCCACCCGGATCGGCCGGGCGCACATCGCGTCGACGGTCAACACCATTGTCCTGGCGTACGCCGGCGCGTCGCTCCCGTTGCTCCTGCTCGTGATCCTCGGCGGGCAGTCGGCGTCGACGGTGCTCACCAGCGAGTTCATCGTCGACGAGATCGTGCGCAGCGTGGTCGGCACGATCGGCCTGATCGCGGCGGTGCCGGTGACCACCTGGCTGGCCGCCCTGGTGACCGCCCCGCGCTAG
- the smpB gene encoding SsrA-binding protein SmpB — protein sequence MPREKGRKVVTSNRKAWHDYAILDTYEAGMALTGTEVKSLRMGRASLVDAFAQERGGEFYLYGMHIPEYSQGTWTNHEPRRTRKLLLNKIEIDRLQGKLKESGLTLVPLSVYFNDGWAKVEIGLARGKKSYDKRQDLAKRDAEREIQKVAGRRSKGME from the coding sequence GTGCCGCGGGAAAAAGGCCGCAAGGTCGTCACCTCCAACCGCAAGGCCTGGCATGACTACGCCATCCTCGACACCTACGAGGCCGGGATGGCGTTGACCGGCACCGAGGTCAAGTCACTGCGGATGGGCCGGGCGTCACTGGTCGACGCGTTCGCACAGGAGCGCGGCGGCGAGTTCTACCTCTACGGGATGCACATTCCCGAATACAGCCAGGGCACGTGGACCAACCACGAGCCGCGCCGCACCCGCAAGCTGCTGCTCAACAAGATCGAGATCGACCGCCTCCAGGGCAAGCTCAAGGAGAGCGGGCTGACGCTGGTGCCGCTGTCGGTCTACTTCAACGACGGCTGGGCCAAGGTCGAGATCGGGTTGGCGCGCGGCAAGAAGTCCTACGACAAGCGGCAAGACCTGGCCAAGCGCGACGCCGAGCGGGAGATCCAGAAGGTCGCCGGCCGGCGCAGCAAGGGCATGGAGTGA
- a CDS encoding molybdopterin-dependent oxidoreductase, with product MSARNGPPGVEAVRRAFRSPLRGTWLTSVLGLALLVTLPLVIVTGLLDFIAYGPRFGQAFPLHVSWMRLPLFDWPTRPPWLFRLTQGLHVGLGIVLVPVVLAKLWSVMPKLFVWPPARSVAQVLERLSLLLLVGGILFEIATGLLDIQYAYLFGFDFYTAHYFGAWVFIGAFLAHVALKLPTVVSTLRRRPPVPDDLVAERPGPSTMSRRAALALIGGGSLLLAVLTFGQTIDGPLRRTALLLPRGRNPGNGPNGFQVNRSAAAAGIQPAETGSAWQLTLTGGGRTVLLDRPALLAMAQHTARLPIACVEGWSTMQTWTGVRLADLAALAGVPDPGSAHVTSLERGGLFRQATLQANQVADRDSLLALRVNGADLSADHGFPARVIVPALPGVHCTKWVATIDFRTGTDG from the coding sequence GTGTCTGCCCGCAACGGACCGCCGGGTGTCGAGGCCGTCCGGCGGGCCTTCCGCAGCCCGCTGCGCGGTACCTGGCTCACCTCGGTCCTCGGCCTCGCGCTGCTGGTCACCCTTCCGCTGGTGATCGTCACCGGGCTGCTCGACTTCATCGCCTACGGGCCGCGGTTCGGTCAGGCCTTCCCGCTGCACGTGAGCTGGATGCGGCTGCCGCTCTTCGACTGGCCGACCCGGCCGCCCTGGCTGTTCCGGCTCACCCAGGGGCTGCACGTCGGCCTCGGGATCGTGCTGGTCCCGGTGGTGCTGGCCAAGCTCTGGTCGGTGATGCCCAAGCTGTTCGTCTGGCCGCCGGCCCGCTCGGTGGCCCAGGTGTTGGAGCGCCTGTCGCTGCTGCTGCTCGTGGGCGGCATCCTGTTCGAGATCGCGACGGGCCTGCTCGACATCCAGTACGCGTACCTCTTCGGCTTCGATTTCTACACCGCCCACTACTTCGGCGCGTGGGTGTTCATCGGCGCCTTTCTCGCACACGTCGCGCTGAAGCTGCCGACCGTGGTCTCGACCCTGCGGCGTCGGCCGCCTGTCCCGGATGACCTCGTCGCCGAGCGCCCGGGGCCGTCGACGATGAGCCGCCGCGCCGCGCTCGCGCTGATCGGTGGCGGCTCGCTGCTGCTGGCCGTGTTGACCTTCGGACAGACCATCGACGGCCCATTGCGCCGCACCGCCCTGCTGTTGCCGCGGGGCCGCAACCCTGGCAACGGCCCCAACGGCTTCCAGGTCAACCGCAGCGCCGCGGCGGCCGGCATCCAGCCGGCCGAGACCGGGTCCGCATGGCAGCTGACGCTGACCGGTGGCGGCCGCACCGTGCTGCTCGACCGGCCCGCGCTGCTGGCGATGGCTCAGCACACCGCGCGGCTGCCGATCGCGTGCGTCGAGGGGTGGTCGACGATGCAGACCTGGACGGGGGTACGCCTGGCCGACCTCGCGGCGCTCGCCGGTGTGCCCGACCCGGGCTCCGCCCACGTCACGTCGCTCGAGCGGGGCGGGCTGTTCCGGCAGGCCACGCTCCAGGCCAACCAGGTCGCCGACCGCGACTCGCTGCTCGCGCTGCGGGTCAACGGGGCCGACCTGTCAGCCGACCACGGCTTCCCGGCGCGCGTCATCGTGCCGGCCCTGCCCGGCGTGCACTGCACGAAGTGGGTCGCGACCATCGACTTCCGGACCGGCACCGATGGCTGA
- a CDS encoding TetR/AcrR family transcriptional regulator: protein MRAGTDARRAEIVDAAYRCVAEKGLPGLRMRDVAAAAGVNIATVHYHLTSKEELIRAVVDRAHELFARNATPPPSTDPRTRVAAHLRRLFTLLERDPRLGHVLTELALQGERDPVVAEVVAASEARWRTNLQAMLAPLPKPRAAALASLIIMTVKGACLPPHNPTALRAVRRELIHHVEAEEANRAEDAEVSGAGPGGSPAPRS, encoded by the coding sequence ATGCGAGCCGGAACCGACGCGAGGCGGGCGGAGATCGTCGACGCCGCCTACCGCTGTGTGGCCGAGAAGGGCCTACCCGGCCTGCGGATGCGCGACGTGGCCGCGGCGGCCGGGGTCAACATCGCGACCGTGCACTACCACCTGACCAGCAAGGAGGAGCTGATCCGCGCGGTGGTTGACCGGGCGCACGAGCTGTTCGCCCGCAACGCCACGCCGCCGCCCAGCACCGACCCGCGCACCCGGGTGGCCGCTCACCTGCGCCGGCTCTTCACGTTGCTCGAACGCGACCCGCGGCTCGGCCACGTGCTGACCGAACTCGCCCTACAGGGCGAACGCGACCCGGTGGTGGCGGAAGTCGTCGCCGCCTCGGAAGCCCGCTGGCGCACCAACCTCCAGGCGATGCTGGCCCCGCTGCCCAAACCCCGCGCCGCGGCGCTCGCCTCGCTCATCATCATGACGGTCAAGGGCGCCTGCCTGCCGCCGCACAACCCCACCGCGCTGCGCGCCGTTCGCCGCGAACTGATCCACCACGTCGAAGCCGAGGAGGCGAACCGAGCGGAGGACGCGGAGGTCAGCGGCGCCGGGCCCGGCGGATCGCCAGCACCACGAAGCTGA
- a CDS encoding lytic polysaccharide monooxygenase, protein MRFARLLAAPLIALAAVIVVLLPTTPASAHGSVVNPASRNYGCWDRWGSRFQDPAMATEDPMCWQAWQANPNAMWNWNGLYREGLAGNHQANIPDGQLCSGGHAEGGRYNAMDTVGNWKPATVSTSFALRLQDQASHGADYIRVYVTRPGYDPTTQPLRWSDLQLVNQIGYTPASQWQPASQGVQIDIPVSVPGRTGRAMFYTIWQASHMDQSYYFCSDVNFGGTGNPTNPPTNPPTNPPTSPPATPPTTPPTGPGGCTASYALVGNWTGGFQADVRVTAGSSPITGWLVTLTYPNGQQVAQVWNGTATTSGSTTTIRNATYNGALAAGASTTFGLLGSTQGTNSAPTVTCATT, encoded by the coding sequence ATGCGTTTCGCCCGACTCCTGGCGGCCCCGCTCATCGCACTGGCCGCCGTCATCGTCGTCCTCCTGCCCACCACGCCGGCCTCCGCACACGGCAGCGTGGTCAACCCGGCATCCCGCAACTACGGCTGCTGGGACCGCTGGGGTTCCCGCTTCCAGGACCCAGCAATGGCCACGGAAGACCCCATGTGCTGGCAGGCCTGGCAGGCAAACCCGAACGCCATGTGGAACTGGAACGGCCTCTACCGCGAGGGTCTGGCCGGAAACCACCAGGCCAACATCCCCGACGGCCAACTCTGCAGCGGCGGCCACGCCGAGGGCGGCCGCTACAACGCCATGGACACAGTAGGCAACTGGAAACCAGCAACGGTAAGCACATCGTTCGCCTTACGCCTACAAGACCAGGCAAGCCACGGAGCCGACTACATCCGGGTCTACGTAACAAGGCCAGGCTACGACCCCACAACCCAACCGCTGCGCTGGTCAGACCTACAGCTGGTAAACCAAATCGGCTACACCCCAGCATCCCAGTGGCAACCAGCAAGCCAGGGCGTCCAAATCGACATCCCAGTCTCAGTGCCCGGCCGCACGGGCAGGGCCATGTTCTACACAATCTGGCAAGCCAGCCACATGGACCAGTCCTACTACTTCTGCAGCGACGTAAATTTCGGCGGCACCGGCAACCCCACTAACCCGCCCACCAACCCGCCCACGAACCCACCGACGAGTCCGCCAGCCACACCACCGACAACCCCACCGACTGGTCCGGGAGGATGCACAGCGTCCTACGCCTTGGTCGGCAACTGGACGGGCGGCTTCCAAGCAGACGTAAGGGTGACGGCAGGCTCAAGCCCAATCACCGGCTGGCTGGTAACACTGACCTACCCCAACGGCCAACAGGTAGCCCAAGTCTGGAACGGCACCGCAACGACCAGCGGCTCAACAACAACAATCCGCAACGCCACCTACAACGGCGCCTTGGCAGCCGGAGCCAGCACAACCTTCGGCTTACTGGGCTCAACACAAGGAACAAACAGCGCACCCACAGTGACCTGCGCAACCACATAA